Proteins from one Pelosinus sp. IPA-1 genomic window:
- a CDS encoding DUF1657 domain-containing protein, which yields MTVQKDLQKAVAAAESAKGTYASFAQSTDDQTAKQLFTQMSQDMDQHISQLNSRLSVAAQNQLNNQAE from the coding sequence ATGACTGTACAAAAAGATTTGCAAAAAGCAGTTGCTGCCGCTGAATCTGCAAAAGGAACCTATGCCTCATTTGCTCAATCCACTGATGACCAAACAGCAAAACAACTATTTACACAAATGTCTCAGGATATGGACCAACATATCAGTCAGCTTAACAGTCGTCTTAGTGTCGCAGCCCAAAACCAATTAAACAATCAAGCAGAATAA
- a CDS encoding acyl-CoA dehydratase activase-related protein yields MSVRIGVPRGLLYYYYGELWGNFFNKLGAEMITSRPTSKETLNCGSTLDGVCLPVKAYFGHVIEIHQKVDYIFMPRIVSVAKGQYTCPELIGLTDMVRSNLTNLPPLIDENISLLKNKRQLYQSIIGVGEILGKGALKSLYAWNTAYKEFCHKENCVSKRYQVTAERGKRIGIIGHPYILYDSLISMNVLEKLQKLGVHVLTADKVELPCANKASSFLEKKLFWSYCQHLVGAAQVMLTQEKTIDGMIVITSFACGPDSLMVEIIKQQAQTAEIPCMLLTVDEHTGENAFVTRLEAFVDMLTWRS; encoded by the coding sequence TTGTCAGTACGTATAGGAGTGCCCCGTGGTCTGCTTTATTATTACTACGGAGAACTGTGGGGGAATTTTTTTAATAAACTTGGTGCCGAGATGATAACTTCTAGACCGACATCTAAAGAAACTTTAAACTGTGGTAGTACTCTTGATGGAGTATGTTTGCCTGTAAAAGCTTACTTTGGTCATGTTATTGAAATTCATCAAAAAGTTGATTACATATTTATGCCACGTATTGTTAGCGTAGCAAAAGGACAATATACTTGCCCAGAATTAATCGGATTGACTGATATGGTACGAAGTAATTTAACTAATTTGCCGCCACTTATCGATGAGAATATTAGCTTATTAAAAAATAAAAGGCAATTGTATCAGTCCATTATTGGGGTAGGTGAAATACTGGGTAAGGGTGCTTTAAAGAGTCTATATGCTTGGAATACAGCCTATAAAGAATTTTGCCACAAGGAAAACTGTGTTTCTAAGAGGTATCAAGTAACTGCAGAGCGGGGGAAAAGGATAGGGATCATTGGTCACCCCTATATATTATATGATTCGTTAATCAGCATGAATGTTCTAGAAAAATTACAAAAGTTAGGTGTCCACGTTTTAACTGCAGATAAGGTAGAGCTCCCTTGCGCTAATAAAGCTAGTAGTTTCTTAGAAAAAAAACTTTTTTGGTCTTATTGTCAGCATTTGGTAGGAGCAGCACAGGTAATGCTGACTCAAGAAAAAACTATAGATGGTATGATTGTAATCACCTCTTTTGCCTGCGGGCCGGACTCCTTAATGGTGGAAATAATAAAACAGCAGGCTCAGACAGCAGAAATTCCTTGTATGTTATTGACGGTAGATGAGCATACAGGGGAAAATGCTTTTGTCACAAGACTAGAAGCTTTTGTCGATATGCTTACATGGAGGTCTTAG